The Oncorhynchus masou masou isolate Uvic2021 unplaced genomic scaffold, UVic_Omas_1.1 unplaced_scaffold_12326, whole genome shotgun sequence genome segment TGTCAGGACTGCAGAATGTGTGTTAACGTGATGATATTGTATTGGTCAGGTGGGTCGTATGGCGTGTGTGTTAAATAAAGTGGGTCGTAAGGCCAGTGTGTTGGAGCTGTCAGGACTGCAGAATGTGTGTTAACGTGATGATATTGTGTTGGTCATATGGGCAGTGTGTTGGAGCTGTCTGGACTGCAGAATGTGTGTTAAATAAAGTGGGTCGTATGGGCAGTGTGTTGGAGCTGTCTGGACTGCAGAATGTGTTTTAACCTGATGATATTGTATTGGTCAGGTGGGTCGTATGGGCAGTGTGTTGGAGCTGTCTGGACTGCAGAATGTGTGTTAAATAAAGTGGGTCGTATGGGCAGTGTGTTGGAGCTGTCAGGACTGCAGAATGTGTTTTAACGTGATGATATTGTATTGGTCAGGTGGGTCGTATGGGCAGTGCGTTGGAGCTGTCTGGGATGCCGAGGTTTGTCCCAGAGCCGTACGGTCTGGAGGATGACCAGAGGAGTCTCGGATATGACGAGGCAGACTACGGCATGGGACCGGCCATCCACTACGGAACAGTACCACGCAACCAGCAAGCCTTCAACCACGGACCGCCCCGCAGAACAGGGTacatgtcccagtgtgtgtggagggagcgtGTGCAGTAATGTCTGGTCTCCTTCTCTGTATCCCTGGTTGTTTATTCAGTCAGTGTCCACTCCcatactaacccctaccagtgtagtagtgtccactccctactaacccctaccagtgtagtagtgtccactccctactaacccctaccagtgtagtagtgtccactccctactaacccctaccagtgtagtagtgtccactcccatactaacccctaccagtgtagtagtgtccactcccatactaacccctaccagtgtagtagtgtccactcccatactaacccctaccagtgtagtagtgtccactcccatactaacccctaccagtgtagtagtgtccactcccatactaacccctaccagtgtagtagtgtccactccTACTAACCCTACCAAAGTGCAGTAGTAACCACtcctactaacccctaccagtgtagtagtg includes the following:
- the LOC135530005 gene encoding catenin delta-1-like, producing the protein MDDRYRPADGYRTLDSGYRAISRNQLDPYAAQPQVGRMGSALELSGMPRFVPEPYGLEDDQRSLGYDEADYGMGPAIHYGTVPRNQQAFNHGPPRRTGSYEGTLDGDMSGAGDMYIGRCTPGPGREG